In Stieleria varia, one genomic interval encodes:
- a CDS encoding histidinol-phosphatase HisJ family protein: MTSDDPIIESNLIQPCLYETHSHTPLCKHATGMPTEYAAVAFQRGLKGLTITCHNPMPDGFSAHVRMGLDEFDQYVEIIEAAKQQWAGRVDVRMGIEADFFPGYESFLEKQISENAFHYVIGSVHPQVPEYVAKYWLDDPFENQVNYFRRLADAAETGLFDCISHPDLIKNQTAEAWDPQRILPEICRTLDRIAKTGLAMELNTSGVNKRIQEMNPFPAMLSEMLQRGIPVVIGADAHEPGRVGDGYLDAMDLLESVGYQELSFFLDRKRMTVPISVARQSLVAHSQR, encoded by the coding sequence ATGACTTCAGACGACCCCATCATTGAGTCGAATCTTATTCAGCCGTGTCTTTACGAGACGCATTCTCACACGCCGCTGTGTAAGCACGCCACTGGGATGCCGACGGAGTACGCCGCGGTGGCTTTTCAGCGCGGTCTGAAAGGTTTGACGATTACTTGCCACAATCCGATGCCCGACGGTTTCTCCGCTCACGTGCGAATGGGACTGGATGAGTTTGACCAATACGTCGAGATCATCGAAGCGGCTAAGCAGCAATGGGCGGGGCGGGTCGATGTGCGGATGGGGATCGAAGCCGATTTCTTTCCGGGCTACGAATCGTTCTTGGAAAAGCAGATCAGCGAGAACGCGTTTCACTACGTGATCGGATCGGTTCACCCTCAAGTCCCCGAGTACGTAGCGAAGTACTGGCTGGATGATCCGTTTGAGAATCAAGTCAACTATTTCCGCAGACTCGCGGACGCAGCAGAGACAGGGCTGTTCGATTGCATCTCGCACCCGGACTTGATCAAGAATCAAACGGCGGAAGCCTGGGACCCACAGCGAATCTTGCCAGAGATTTGCAGAACGCTCGATCGAATCGCAAAGACGGGATTGGCGATGGAGTTGAACACATCTGGCGTTAACAAACGCATCCAAGAAATGAATCCTTTTCCTGCCATGCTGAGTGAAATGCTGCAGCGTGGGATCCCCGTGGTGATCGGAGCGGATGCACACGAACCGGGCCGAGTCGGCGACGGCTACTTGGACGCGATGGACTTGCTCGAATCCGTGGGATATCAGGAGTTGTCGTTTTTTCTGGATCGCAAACGGATGACCGTGCCCATCTCGGTTGCCCGTCAATCGCTGGTCGCTCATTCGCAACGTTGA
- a CDS encoding 2-hydroxyacid dehydrogenase, with amino-acid sequence MKPKVFLTRQLPPEPMKRLAEQADLTVNPHDRYLTKAEIIDGIRGVDGLLCLLTDTIDGEIMDANPDLKVIANFAVGYNNIDVAAATQRKIPVTNTPGVLTDSTADMAWALLMAAARRVAEGDRFVRTRQWGGWGPLQFMGTEVTGATLGLIGMGRIAQAVAKRAAGFNMPVIYWNRTRLSAADEQRLDVQYRSFDEVLRSSDYVSIHVALCDETRHLIGRRELSLMKPTSTIINTARGPVIDEKALVVALQDGTIQSAGLDVYENEPQLEPELYDMDNVVIAPHLGSATVATRTKMGNMAVENCLAVCNGNRPPNLVNPDIYA; translated from the coding sequence GTGAAGCCCAAAGTCTTTTTAACCCGTCAACTGCCTCCCGAGCCCATGAAGCGTCTCGCCGAACAGGCGGACCTGACCGTGAATCCACACGATCGGTACCTCACGAAGGCGGAGATCATTGACGGCATTCGCGGCGTCGATGGCTTGCTCTGCTTGCTCACCGACACGATCGACGGAGAGATCATGGACGCGAATCCGGATTTGAAAGTGATCGCAAATTTTGCCGTCGGCTACAACAATATCGATGTCGCCGCGGCCACACAGCGAAAGATCCCCGTCACCAACACGCCCGGCGTCCTGACCGACTCCACGGCCGACATGGCATGGGCGCTCTTGATGGCTGCAGCTCGTCGGGTGGCCGAAGGAGACCGATTTGTACGCACACGTCAGTGGGGCGGCTGGGGGCCGTTGCAGTTCATGGGGACAGAAGTCACCGGGGCAACGCTCGGCTTGATCGGAATGGGCCGAATCGCACAAGCCGTTGCGAAGCGTGCCGCCGGTTTCAACATGCCGGTCATCTATTGGAACCGAACGCGACTGAGCGCAGCCGACGAACAACGCTTGGATGTTCAATACCGCAGCTTCGATGAAGTGCTTCGTAGCAGCGACTACGTTTCCATCCACGTCGCTCTGTGCGATGAAACGCGTCACCTGATCGGCCGACGCGAACTGAGTTTGATGAAACCCACCTCAACCATCATCAACACCGCTCGCGGCCCGGTGATCGACGAAAAAGCGTTGGTGGTCGCATTGCAAGACGGAACGATTCAATCGGCCGGTCTGGACGTCTACGAAAACGAACCGCAGTTGGAGCCAGAACTGTACGACATGGACAACGTCGTCATCGCCCCCCACCTCGGCAGCGCGACCGTCGCCACGCGAACCAAGATGGGAAACATGGCTGTCGAAAACTGCCTCGCAGTGTGCAACGGCAACCGACCGCCCAATCTCGTCAACCCTGACATCTATGCTTGA
- a CDS encoding efflux transporter outer membrane subunit, which produces MLAIPTKTNASLAGTLLALGALSMVLLGGCMVGPNYHRPATPVSPNWSMSDHVRSQGEPAQLGSWWSHFNDPVLENLIGQSLHQNFTLREAGERIIEARARRDIASGNLFPQSQSLDGVYSKSRLSSVTPNFFAFPGVFQPNLFPDSWTVGLNAAWELDFWGRYRRAVESADASLDATCAAYDEARVLMLAEVAQAYVEIRTLENRMAIAQKNLAVQRRTLELAEKKKQAGLATGLDIAQAETNVGQTEAVLPSLEIARRKANHRLCVLLGRPPADLMDEIGFTGQIPHPPHNLAFGIPADLLRRRPDVRRTERELAAQSARIGIAESEFYPHISLTGNLGFAAEDFGDLISSAGHTAAISPNFSWNLLNYGRIKNNVVAEKAAFRAMCNAYHASVLKATQEAEDAQVAFILSFDRADSLFQSVRGASDAVEKSETLYSEGAIDFGRVYVLQSQVLIQQDQLAIAQGQIASNLIELFRSLGGGWSRGTPTVLMSEVSHAEPIVIDSPPPMDWTPAMSEEI; this is translated from the coding sequence ATGCTTGCAATACCGACTAAGACGAATGCATCTCTTGCTGGCACTTTGCTGGCATTGGGTGCCCTGTCGATGGTTCTGCTGGGCGGTTGCATGGTCGGTCCGAACTACCATCGACCTGCGACTCCGGTATCTCCGAACTGGTCGATGTCGGACCACGTTCGGTCACAGGGTGAGCCGGCTCAGCTTGGGAGTTGGTGGAGCCATTTCAACGATCCCGTTCTCGAAAACTTGATCGGGCAGTCGCTGCACCAGAATTTTACGCTACGAGAAGCGGGGGAGAGGATCATTGAGGCACGCGCGCGTCGAGACATCGCGTCCGGAAATCTGTTTCCACAGTCGCAATCACTGGACGGCGTGTACAGCAAGTCCAGGCTCAGTTCGGTAACGCCCAACTTCTTTGCCTTTCCAGGTGTCTTTCAGCCCAATCTGTTTCCGGATAGTTGGACGGTGGGACTCAACGCTGCTTGGGAGCTGGATTTCTGGGGCAGGTATCGACGAGCGGTTGAGTCTGCCGACGCGAGTCTGGATGCGACTTGCGCCGCCTATGATGAAGCACGGGTGTTGATGTTGGCAGAGGTTGCTCAGGCATATGTCGAGATACGAACACTTGAGAACCGCATGGCGATCGCCCAAAAGAATCTTGCGGTGCAAAGGCGTACGTTGGAGTTGGCGGAGAAAAAGAAGCAGGCCGGTCTGGCAACGGGGCTCGACATTGCACAAGCAGAGACGAACGTGGGACAGACCGAAGCCGTATTACCGTCATTGGAGATTGCCCGTCGAAAGGCCAACCATCGTCTCTGCGTGTTGCTTGGCCGTCCTCCTGCGGATCTGATGGACGAAATCGGCTTCACCGGTCAGATTCCGCATCCGCCTCACAATCTGGCGTTTGGTATTCCGGCGGACCTACTGCGTCGACGTCCTGACGTTCGACGAACCGAACGTGAGTTAGCGGCACAGTCGGCTCGAATCGGCATCGCGGAATCGGAGTTTTATCCACACATCAGTTTGACCGGCAATCTGGGATTTGCAGCCGAGGATTTTGGTGATTTGATCAGTTCGGCGGGACACACGGCAGCCATCTCACCGAACTTCAGTTGGAACCTGCTCAACTACGGTCGGATCAAGAACAATGTCGTTGCCGAGAAAGCTGCTTTCAGAGCGATGTGCAATGCGTACCACGCATCGGTGTTGAAAGCGACTCAGGAGGCCGAGGACGCACAGGTGGCATTCATCCTGAGTTTCGATCGCGCGGATTCATTGTTTCAGTCCGTCCGAGGCGCGTCCGACGCGGTTGAGAAATCCGAAACGTTGTATTCCGAAGGAGCGATCGATTTCGGGCGAGTGTACGTTCTGCAGTCACAGGTGTTGATTCAGCAAGACCAGTTGGCGATCGCCCAGGGACAGATCGCGAGCAATCTGATTGAGCTGTTTCGCTCACTGGGTGGAGGATGGTCGCGTGGAACTCCGACGGTGTTGATGTCGGAGGTTTCACACGCGGAGCCCATCGTTATTGATTCGCCTCCGCCGATGGATTGGACTCCGGCCATGTCCGAGGAAATCTGA
- a CDS encoding L-lactate permease, whose protein sequence is MLESLSGLLAFTPILVVGILLVGLRWPAAKAMPLAYLSVVLLGAFVWRIEFAQIAAASLGGLVVTAQLLFIIFGAILLLNTLSESGALAVIRRGFTDISPDRRVQVIIIAWLFGSFIEGSAGFGTPAAVCVPLLVGLGFPAKSAVVSGMLIQCTPVSFGAVGTPILVGVNNGLSGKSIVTQYASQTLGLDPSDLTTILHTIGARVALTHAIVGTLIPLILVCVMTRFFGPQRRLADGLRVWRFALCAAVAMTIPSALIARFLGPEFPSLLGALAGLSIMIPIAKRGWLLPNEPAWDFVAPEQWPDDWNGNVEIQPQEPQTRLPLWLAWTPYVLVAALLVMTRLPQLPLGLWLRSIKLPSDPETTAAMFGSTVDIKPVEILYLPGFLFIVVCIVTALLHRMRYPAIRTAVIKSTKMVSAASIALLFAVPMVQVFIHSDGGASGWESMPKTLATGVSQIVGGAWPAIAPTVGGFGAFVAGSNTISNMMFSLFQFQVALDIGVDPLWIVSMQAVGGAAGNTICVHNVVTACAVVGLVGREGDIIRITAPVFLYYVTAAALIGIIALAI, encoded by the coding sequence ATGCTTGAATCACTTTCGGGCCTGCTGGCGTTCACACCAATCCTGGTGGTCGGCATTCTGCTGGTCGGCCTACGCTGGCCGGCGGCGAAAGCCATGCCGCTGGCCTACCTGAGCGTCGTCTTACTAGGAGCGTTTGTGTGGCGGATAGAATTTGCCCAGATCGCAGCGGCTTCGCTGGGCGGATTGGTCGTCACCGCACAATTGTTGTTCATCATTTTCGGCGCGATCCTGTTGCTCAACACGCTCAGTGAAAGCGGTGCGTTGGCTGTCATCCGGCGCGGCTTTACCGACATCTCGCCCGACCGGCGGGTGCAAGTCATCATCATCGCATGGCTGTTCGGATCGTTCATCGAAGGCAGCGCGGGCTTCGGAACTCCCGCCGCCGTTTGCGTTCCGCTGCTGGTCGGCCTCGGGTTTCCCGCCAAATCGGCCGTCGTCAGCGGAATGCTGATCCAGTGCACGCCCGTCTCCTTTGGTGCCGTGGGCACGCCGATCCTGGTGGGAGTCAACAACGGGCTATCGGGCAAATCGATCGTGACGCAGTACGCAAGCCAAACCTTGGGACTCGACCCAAGTGACCTGACCACGATCCTGCACACGATCGGCGCCCGTGTCGCGCTCACTCATGCCATCGTGGGGACGTTGATTCCATTGATCTTGGTTTGTGTCATGACACGGTTCTTTGGCCCACAGCGTCGCCTTGCCGATGGACTGCGTGTCTGGCGTTTCGCACTTTGTGCAGCCGTGGCGATGACGATCCCATCGGCGTTGATCGCTCGTTTCCTCGGCCCTGAGTTTCCTTCGCTGCTGGGGGCGCTGGCGGGATTGTCCATCATGATCCCGATCGCGAAACGAGGTTGGTTGCTGCCGAATGAACCGGCATGGGATTTTGTCGCACCGGAGCAGTGGCCCGACGACTGGAACGGTAACGTTGAGATTCAACCCCAAGAACCACAGACTCGCCTGCCGCTTTGGCTCGCGTGGACGCCGTATGTCTTGGTGGCAGCGCTATTAGTAATGACTCGCCTGCCTCAATTGCCGTTGGGACTTTGGCTCAGATCGATCAAGCTACCGAGTGATCCCGAAACGACCGCAGCGATGTTCGGCTCGACGGTCGACATCAAACCCGTCGAGATTCTGTACTTACCTGGTTTTCTATTCATTGTGGTGTGTATCGTCACCGCGTTGCTGCACCGCATGCGTTACCCGGCGATCCGCACGGCGGTGATCAAATCGACCAAGATGGTTTCGGCAGCATCGATCGCCCTACTGTTTGCGGTGCCGATGGTCCAAGTGTTCATTCACAGCGACGGCGGTGCGAGCGGATGGGAATCGATGCCCAAGACACTTGCCACGGGAGTCTCTCAGATCGTCGGTGGCGCGTGGCCGGCGATTGCGCCGACGGTGGGTGGTTTTGGTGCTTTTGTGGCGGGCAGCAACACCATCAGCAACATGATGTTTTCGCTTTTCCAATTCCAAGTTGCCTTGGACATCGGCGTCGATCCACTATGGATCGTGTCGATGCAAGCCGTCGGTGGCGCGGCGGGAAACACGATCTGCGTCCACAACGTCGTCACAGCATGTGCCGTCGTCGGCTTGGTGGGTCGCGAAGGAGACATCATCCGCATCACCGCCCCGGTCTTCCTTTACTACGTCACCGCCGCCGCTCTGATCGGCATCATCGCCCTCGCCATCTAG
- a CDS encoding sulfatase family protein has translation MLRVLAFLFAVSNLSGTTISAQDELPATPKRDGVKPRNVVFVLTDDHRYDAMGFMGHPFLETPHLDSLASNGVHLKNAFVTTSLCSPSRASILTGLYTHKHRVIDNNRNVPDGTLFFPQYLQRAGYSTAFIGKWHMGGHHDDPRPGFDHWISFRGQGNYLPPGPNYTLNFNGKRVKQKGYITDELTDYAVEWLQAQQNSDKPFFLYLSHKAVHSNFTPAERHENRYADADLSFLPRGKDISAEKDAPRWVRDQRNSWHGIDFSYHSDKGLDYLYRRYCESLLAVDDSVGRVLDQLKKMGIHDETLVIYMGDNGFMWGEHGLIDKRVSYEASIRVPMMMQCPELYEGGKVVEKVIGNIDIGPTIMHAAGIETPKYMDGRSFLELPNHPEMDWRDYFLYVYYWEKNFPQSPTQFALRGDRFKYITYYGLWDVDELYDLKSDPGEINNLINNAEYQSVAKEMEERLYQMLGDAGGMDIPMNQPAGKSMNLRWREKGGEEAADFPQSIVVDEPTNKQAK, from the coding sequence ATGCTTCGAGTCCTCGCGTTTTTGTTTGCCGTCAGCAATCTTTCTGGCACGACGATATCGGCTCAAGACGAGCTGCCGGCGACGCCCAAACGCGACGGCGTCAAGCCTCGTAACGTCGTTTTCGTGCTGACCGATGACCACCGCTATGACGCCATGGGATTCATGGGGCACCCGTTCTTGGAGACGCCACACTTGGACTCCTTGGCATCCAACGGCGTGCACCTCAAGAACGCGTTTGTCACCACCTCGCTTTGTTCACCCAGTCGGGCGTCGATCCTAACGGGCTTGTACACGCACAAGCACCGAGTGATCGACAACAACCGGAACGTTCCCGACGGAACGCTATTCTTTCCACAGTACTTGCAACGCGCCGGATACTCGACTGCGTTCATCGGCAAGTGGCACATGGGCGGCCACCACGATGACCCGCGTCCAGGATTCGATCATTGGATCAGCTTCCGTGGCCAAGGAAACTATCTGCCTCCAGGGCCGAACTACACACTCAATTTCAACGGCAAACGAGTCAAGCAGAAGGGCTACATCACCGATGAGTTGACCGACTACGCGGTGGAGTGGTTGCAGGCACAGCAAAATAGCGACAAGCCGTTCTTTCTGTACCTTTCCCACAAGGCTGTCCACTCGAACTTCACTCCCGCCGAGCGGCACGAGAATCGGTACGCCGATGCCGACCTGAGTTTCTTGCCACGTGGCAAAGACATCTCAGCCGAAAAGGACGCGCCACGATGGGTACGCGACCAACGCAACAGTTGGCACGGGATTGATTTCTCCTATCACAGCGATAAAGGTCTCGACTACTTGTACCGCCGCTACTGCGAGTCACTGCTGGCTGTCGACGACAGCGTCGGTCGCGTTCTGGATCAACTCAAGAAAATGGGGATCCACGATGAAACCCTCGTCATCTACATGGGCGACAACGGTTTCATGTGGGGCGAACACGGCTTGATCGACAAACGTGTCTCCTATGAAGCCTCCATTCGTGTCCCGATGATGATGCAGTGTCCTGAGCTCTACGAAGGCGGCAAGGTGGTGGAGAAAGTGATTGGCAACATCGACATCGGCCCGACCATCATGCACGCCGCAGGAATCGAGACGCCGAAGTACATGGACGGTCGCAGTTTCCTGGAATTGCCCAACCATCCCGAAATGGATTGGCGTGACTACTTCTTGTACGTTTACTACTGGGAAAAAAACTTCCCACAATCACCAACCCAGTTTGCGTTGCGTGGCGATCGATTCAAGTACATCACGTACTACGGTTTGTGGGACGTCGACGAGCTTTATGATCTGAAATCCGATCCAGGCGAAATAAACAACCTGATCAACAACGCTGAGTACCAGTCGGTGGCCAAGGAGATGGAAGAACGCTTGTACCAGATGCTGGGCGACGCTGGTGGAATGGACATCCCAATGAACCAGCCGGCTGGCAAATCCATGAACTTACGTTGGAGAGAGAAGGGCGGTGAGGAAGCGGCTGATTTTCCGCAATCCATCGTCGTGGACGAACCGACCAACAAACAAGCAAAGTAG